A genomic stretch from Vicia villosa cultivar HV-30 ecotype Madison, WI unplaced genomic scaffold, Vvil1.0 ctg.003184F_1_1, whole genome shotgun sequence includes:
- the LOC131640533 gene encoding uncharacterized protein LOC131640533 yields the protein MAGRNDAVIAAALEAMAQALENQPNEDNNVHYRVINEKRGKSQQGRGKPYEAPSGKGKQIAVEGKRTSGGNAPIGIVCFKCGKVGHKSTVCTAGTKRCFRCGKIGHEAPECKHKEMECFNCDEEGHIGSKCQKPKKEQYSGNVLGVVLSAMNGEMVVDTPAKGSVTTSLVCLKCPVPIFDRDFLVNFFSSPEEESLELLLAKQLRLLMKEDVQVFALVALMSVEN from the exons ATGGCTGGAAGGAATGATGCTGtgatagctgctgctttggaagcaatggctcaagctttggagaacCAACCGAATG aggacaaCAATGTTCATTATCGTGTGATAAATGAGAAGAGGGGAAAGAGTCAACAAGGTCGGGGTAAGCCTTATGAAGCTCCGAGTGGAAAGGGTAAGCAGATAGCGGTTGAGggtaagagaactagtgggggaaaTGCTCCTATTGGTATtgtatgtttcaagtgtggcaaggttggtcaCAAGAGCACTGTGTGTACTGCTGGTACCAAGAGATGTTTCCGTTGTGGTAAGATTGGACATGAAGCGCCGGAATGCAAGCATAAGGAGATGGAATGTTTCAACTGTGATGAAGAAGGCCATATTGGGAGCAAGTGTCAGAAGCCCAAGAAAGAGCAATATAGTGGAAATGT attgggtGTTGTGTTATCTGCTATGAACGGAGaaatggttgtcgatactccggctaagggatcggtgactacttctcttgtGTGTCTAAAGTGTCCCGTGCCAATTTTCGACAGAGACTTTCttgttaatttt TTTTCTTCCCCTGAAGAGGAAAGCTTAGAGTTGTTATTGGCCAAACAGTTGCGtttgttgatgaaagaagatgttcaagtGTTCGCATTGGTTGCTTTGATGTCTGTTGAGAATTAG